A single Lacerta agilis isolate rLacAgi1 chromosome 10, rLacAgi1.pri, whole genome shotgun sequence DNA region contains:
- the POC1B gene encoding LOW QUALITY PROTEIN: POC1 centriolar protein homolog B (The sequence of the model RefSeq protein was modified relative to this genomic sequence to represent the inferred CDS: deleted 1 base in 1 codon) codes for MAAAALEDPVLIRHFKGHKDAVTCVAFNPTTRALATSSLDRFLMIWNLRPNSKAFRFVGHLEGVTSVQFSPDGNLLASASQDRTARLWIPCIHGESTPLKGHTAAVRSVNFSYDSQFLATASNDKSVKVWSVYSQRLLFTLFQHTHWVRCAKYSPDGRLIVSCSDDKTVKIWDLRNKTCVDDIIDHEGFANYVDFSPDGTCIACAGSDHTVKIWDIRINKLLQQHRVHRSGVNCTSFHPSGNYLLTASSDSTVKILDLLGGRLLYTLHGHEGPVLSVAFSKGGETFVSGGVDAQVLFWKTNFDAFEYKKVLKNHMRKLHGDEPPHLLDIYPRSPHRHDAKPQSVEIDPSYDVTDMQTLDPPVVDITSPSDLMTKPSIPLAQPSMQQERVIMQQDGMNSQDMQQHSVLSSPRATRTSLEDRSKYIAHTMDEPVGISPVLTNALEHIVEQLDVLTLTVSILEQRLTLTEDKLKECLDNQEKLLLSVRD; via the exons atggcggcggcggctctg GAGGATCCTGTCTTGATCCGTCATTTTAAAGGACACAAAGATGCAGTCACCTGTGTTGCCTTCAATCCAACTACTAGAGCACTTG CTACCTCTTCTTTGGATAGG TTCTTAATGATATGGAACTTGAGGCCAAACTCCAAAGCCTTCAGGTTTGTGGGTCACTTGGAAGGTGTGACCAGTGTACAGTTTTCACCAGATGGAAACTTGCTGGCATCTGCTTCTCAAGATAGGACAGCCAGGCTATGGATTCCATGTAT TCACGGTGAATCCACACCATTAAAGGGCCATACAGCAGCAGTCCGTAGCGTGAACTTCTCGTACGACAGTCAGTTTCTAGCTACTGCATCCAACGACAAGTCTGTAAAAGTCTGGAGTGTTTACAGCCAACGTCTTTTGTTTACCTTATTCCAGCACACACACTGGGTGCGCTGTGCCAA ATACTCACCAGATGGAAGATTAATAGTTTCTTGCAGCGATGATAAAACTGTTAAAATCTGGGATTTAAGAAACAAAACCTGTGTTGATGATATAATAGATCATGAAGG ATTTGCCAACTATGTGGACTTCAGTCCTGATGGTACGTGTATAGCTTGCGCAGGCTCTGATCACACAGTGAAGATCTGGGACATTCGAATAAACAAATTATTGCAGCAGCATCGAG TTCACAGATCGGGCGTTAACTGCACGTCTTTCCATCCTTCTGGCAACTATCTCCTCACAGCTTCCAGCGACAGTACTGTTAAGATTTTGGATCTTTTAGGAGGAAGACTCTTGTACACACTTCATGGGCATGAG GGACCTGTTCTCTCTGTAGCCTTTTCAAAAGGTGGAGAAACATTTGTCTCTGGTGGTGTGGATGCACAG GTGTTGTTCTGGAAAACAAACTTTGATGCATTTGAATACAAGAAAGTTCTTAAAAATCACATGCGAAAATTACATGGGGATGAACCCCCTCACCTTCTTGATATTTACCCTCGATCACCTCATCGCCATGATGCAAAACCACAATCTGTTGAG ATAGATCCCAGCTACGACGTCACAGATATGCAAACACTCGACCCTCCTGTCGTAGATATTACCTCACCTTCTGATTTAATG ACAAAGCCAAGTATCCCTTTAGCTCAACCTTCCATGCAACAAGAGAGAGTGATCATGCAGCAAGATGGAATGAACAGCCAAGACATGCAGCAGCATTCAGTTTTATCCTCACCAAGAGCAACAAGGACAAGTTTAGAAGACAGAAGTAAATACATTGCGCACACCATGGATGAGCCAGTAGGCATTTCTCCAGTTTTGACTAATGCCTTGGAACACATTGTGGAGCAGCTGGATGTTCTTACTCTT ACTGTCTCAATCTTGGAGCAACGCCTGACTTTGACAGAAGATAAACTGAAAGAATGCTTAGACAACCAAGAGAAACTGTTACTCTCTGTCAGAGACTGA